The Halalkalicoccus subterraneus genome contains the following window.
TCTCGAAAGTGTTCCGCGCGAACACCCACGACTACCTGCTCTGCTTTACGAACCACGGGAAAGCCTACCAGATCCGCGGGTTCGACGTTCCCGAGATGAGTCGCACCGCCAGAGGGAAGTCGGCGGTCAACATCCTCGATCTGGATCCCGACGAGGAGCTGACGGCGGTCGTCAACACCGACGATTTCGACGAGGAGGAGTTCCTGACGATGGTCACGGAGAACGGCTACATCAAGCGGACCGAAGCCGGCGCCTTCGAGCGCGTGCGCTCGTCGGGGCTGATCGCCGCCTCGCTCGAAGAGGGCGATCGCCTCGTCGACGTCACCGTCACGGACGGTTCGACGGAGCTGATGATCGCGACGCGAAACGGGATGGCGATCCGTTTTCCCGAAAGCGAGGCCCGCGCGATGGGGCGTACCGCCAGAGGAGTGAACGGGATCAAGCTGCAGAGTGGCGACTCGGTAGTCGGCCTCGTCACGGCCGACGAAGGCCGAAGCCTGCTGACGATCACCGAAAACGGCTACGGCAAGCGAACCGCCTTTTCCGAATACCGTACCCAGTCACGCTACGGGAAGGGGCTGATCGACATCAAGACGGGCGCGCGCAACGGGCCGGTCGCTGCCGTCGAATCCGTGAGCGAGGACGACGACCTCATCGTGATGAGCGACGACGCCCAGATCATGCGCATTCGCGCGGCGGACGTCTCGACGGTCGGACGAAACACCAAGGGTGTGATCGTCATGCGCCTGGCGGGCGACGATCGCGTCGCCAGCGTCGACGTACTCCCGCGGACGGACTGAGGTTCGACGACGCGGTCATCGTGGACGCTCGGAGACGGTCAGTTCGTTCGGACGTGTTCGACGCGTCAAGCACCTCGCTCGCGATCCGGGGCGACAGCCCGGCGAGACGATTCCGGACTCATGATCGACTCCGATGACGTCGCTACGTGCTTCGGATGAGAGTAGTACGAAACGATACGCGCTAGAAGTGGCTCCGTTCGGCGATCGGGTCGTCGCCTCAGATCAGGTCTTCCTTTTCGAGGCCCACCATCACGTCGTCAACCAGCGAGTCGACGTCCTCGTAGGGGAACTCCTGATGGTTCGACAGGCGGGTCGCCATCTCCATGGCAGTGAAACTGGTGTCGCCGGATTCGAACTTCGTCGCCGGCCCGTTCGGGAGCGCGGGGACGAGGTCCATCTGGTTTTTGACGGGATAATCGGCGCCCTCGAACGCGTCGTGAAGCTGCGTACGGAGTTCGTCTTTGTCAGCCATAGCCGATAACTGTTCTCCGGAAAGACAAAAACATTCTGAAACGATCCAGAACGGGTAGGGCGTTTCCGACGGCAAACTGAAGCCTTTTTCACCGCGCCGAGCGACCCCCGCGGTATGCGGGACGTCCTCAGCGAGTGGCAGCCGGTCGTCGACGACGCGATCGAAGAACTCCTGCCCCGCGCCGTCGACGAGGCCTACCTCGACGAGTGGTTCGGACCGGCGAGCCACCGATACGACCCGGACGCGATCCAGCGCGCGCTGTCGGATCCGATCTGGGACCTCCTAGATCGTGGGGGCAAGCGCTGGCGGGCGGTCGTCTGCCTGCTCTTGCTCGACGGGTTCGGGGCCGATCCCCACGCGTACCTGCCCTACGCTTGCATCCCGGAAGTGCTTCACAACGGGACCATCATCGTCGACGACGTCGAGGACGAAGCCGAGATACGCCGCGGCGAACCCGCCCTGCACCACGTCTTCGGCGAGGACATCGCACTCAACGCGGGCAACGCGATGTACTTCCTTCCCCTGAAGATCGTCGGGAAGAACCCCGCCGGTCTCGACCCCGAGACCCAACTCGCGATCTACGACATGCTGATGGACGAGCTCAACCGGACGCACCTAGGTCAGGGGATGGACATCCACTGGCACCGCAACCGCGACGTTTCGGTGGGCGAGGCCGAGTACCTCGAAATGTGTGCGTGCAAGACGGGCTGTCTCGGGCGGATCGTCGCCCGACTGGCCGCCCTCATCACCGACCAATCCTCCGAGGTCGAGCGCGAGATCGCCGCCTACGCCGAGGAGATGTCCATCGCCTTCCAGATCGGCGACGACATCCTCGACGTCGAGAGCACCATCGAGGGTACCACCGAGTTCGGCAAGGCCTTCGGCAACGACAT
Protein-coding sequences here:
- a CDS encoding polyprenyl synthetase family protein; protein product: MRDVLSEWQPVVDDAIEELLPRAVDEAYLDEWFGPASHRYDPDAIQRALSDPIWDLLDRGGKRWRAVVCLLLLDGFGADPHAYLPYACIPEVLHNGTIIVDDVEDEAEIRRGEPALHHVFGEDIALNAGNAMYFLPLKIVGKNPAGLDPETQLAIYDMLMDELNRTHLGQGMDIHWHRNRDVSVGEAEYLEMCACKTGCLGRIVARLAALITDQSSEVEREIAAYAEEMSIAFQIGDDILDVESTIEGTTEFGKAFGNDIREGKRTLMVIHALSAADPAEADRLAETLHAEENTREEILDAIEILQTTGSIEYARERALEFAESARKHLRDVSLKEERADQLASFTTFVIDRDV
- a CDS encoding MTH865 family protein — encoded protein: MADKDELRTQLHDAFEGADYPVKNQMDLVPALPNGPATKFESGDTSFTAMEMATRLSNHQEFPYEDVDSLVDDVMVGLEKEDLI